One part of the Girardinichthys multiradiatus isolate DD_20200921_A chromosome 10, DD_fGirMul_XY1, whole genome shotgun sequence genome encodes these proteins:
- the rnf40 gene encoding E3 ubiquitin-protein ligase BRE1B isoform X2, translating into MSGAGGGKRPSGGDSPPGPPEKKSKKEEKTTTTLIEPIRIAGVSSTEEMDMKVLQFKNKKLCERLEQRQAMEDELREKIEKLEKRQATDDTTLLIVNRYWSQLEESVNVLRKCIEPETPPASAPAPPSAPPSETPLMEDSGVGLTSPTSAVPPPPLPEARSEGGQTDQLEESQEDHQEEQQLPPPAGADELMTPTEPPSVSKADVSPPPPLSANAKGFLATLEQSGEEELSLHLQDRMLFSKEAIAHLVRVFDRLHARIDDMCKAIQAAGEDGSQSEAGLNPSLLDENIRLRDLATLLQGRHHKMSMEYNEWVDKVTSAETKVSEMETTVEDLQWDIEKLRNREQKLNKHLAEAMEQLKSGYSSTGSSGGLAGGQITLNIQKFESLNAELEHNQELANSRMAELEKLQLELQEAVRETEKLKMDLRNIPEEVVKETSEYKCLQSQFSLLYNESLGVKTQLDEARALLLTTKNAHLRQIEHMESDELSLQKKLRTEVIQLEDTLAQVRKEYEMLRIEFEQNLAANEQAGPINREMRHLISSLQNHNLQLKGDVQRYKRKLRETQLEINKLRCQSGDAGVLILEETTSDSVDVKKEEDEDQEEEEERRKELERQRARERDREREREAERERERERERERQRSDELKRKDSDTLKMLRVELKKAQESQKEMKLLLDMYKSAPKEQRDKVQLMAAERKSKAEVEDLRMRVRELEERERKESKKLADEDALRKIRVAEETIEHLQKKLAATKQEEEALLSEMDVTGQAFEDMQEQNSRLLQQLREKDDANFKLMSERIKSNQIYKLLKEEKEELADQVLTFKTKVDAQLLAVQKLEEKEGVLQTTLAALEKELAVRTQALELNKRKAVEAAQLAEDLKVQLEHTQAKLKEIQVSVAENRTARERESSNLKRAQEDLSRLRRKLEKQKKVEVYSDADEILQEEINQYKAKLRCPCCNTRDKETVLTKCFHVFCYECLKMRYDTRQRKCPKCNCAFGANDFHRIYIT; encoded by the exons ATGTCGGGTGCAGGGGGAGGGAAGCGGCCCTCGGGAGGGGACAGTCCTCCTGGCCCACCTGAGAAAAAGAGCAAGAAAGAGGAGAAGACCACCACGACACTAATTGAACCAATACGCATAGCTGGAGTTTCCTCCACG GAGGAAATGGACATGAAGGTGCTGCAGTTCAAGAACAAGAAGCTCTGCGAGCGCTTGGAGCAGAGGCAGGCGATGGAAGACGAGTTACGAGAGAAAATTGAGAAGCTGGAGAAGAGACAGGCCACTGATGACACCACCCTCCTGATTGTAAATAGGTACTGGTCGCAG TTGGAAGAGAGCGTGAATGTTCTGCGTAAATGTATTGAACCAGAAACACCACCAGCATCTGCTCCTGCCCCACCCTCAGCACCACCCTCAGAAACCCCACTGATGGAGGACAGTGGAGTCGGTCTTACTTCACCAACCTCTGCGGTGCCTCCGCCGCCTCTCCCAGAGGCCCGGAGTGAAGGCGGGCAGACAGATCAGCTGGAGGAGAGTCAGGAAGATCaccaggaggagcagcagctccctcctcctgctggAGCAGATGAATTAATGACACCAACTGAGCCACCATCAGTTTCAAAAGCAG ATGTATCACCGCCTCCTCCTCTAAGTGCGAATGCGAAGGGATTCTTGGCCACGTTGGAGCAGAGCGGTGAGGAGGAGCTGTCCTTGCACCTCCAGGACCGCATGTTGTTCAGCAAGGAAGCCATTGCCCACTTGGTCCGTGTGTTTGACCGGCTACACGCTCGCATTGATGACATGTGCAAGGCCATCCAAGCTGCAG GTGAGGATGGTAGCCAATCAGAGGCCGGTCTGAACCCCAGCCTGCTGGATGAGAACATCCGACTTCGAGATCTGGCCACCCTCCTGCAGGGGCGACACCACAAGATGTCAATGGAG TACAATGAGTGGGTGGACAAAGTGACGAGTGCAGAAACTAAAGTCTCTGAGATGGAGACAACAGTGGAGGATCTTCAGTGGGACATCGAGAAGCTTCGCAACAGGGAACAAAAGCTCAACAAACACCTGGCTGAGGCCATGGAGCAG CTTAAATCTGGATACAGCAGCACCGGCAGCTCAGGTGGCTTAGCTGGAGGACAGATAACACTGAACATTCAGAAG ttTGAGAGTCTGAATGCAGAGCTGGAGCACAACCAGGAGTTGGCTAATAGTCGGATGGCAGAGCTGGAAAAACTGCAGCTGGAGCTCCAGGAGGCTGTGAGGGAGACTGAGAAGCTCAAG aTGGACCTGCGCAATATTCCAGAAGAAGTTGTGAAAGAAACCTCAGAATATAAATGTCTACAGTCTCAGTTCTCGCTGCTCTACAATGAATCTCTTGGAGTTAAGACCCAGCTGGATGAAGCGCGGGCTCTCCTGCTCACCACAAAGAACGCTCACCTCAGACAGATTGAGCACATGGAG AGCGACGAGCTGTCCCTGCAGAAGAAGCTGCGAACTGAGGTCATCCAGCTGGAGGACACCTTGGCCCAGGTGCGCAAAGAATACGAGATGCTTCGCATCGAGTTTGAGCAGAACCTGGCAGCCAATGAACAAGCAG GACCAATCAACAGGGAGATGCGGCACCTGATCAGCAGCCTTCAAAACCACAACCTGCAGCTGAAAGGCGACGTGCAGCGCTACAAGAGGAAGCTGCGGGAAACACAGTTGGAGATCAATAAG TTACGCTGTCAGAGTGGCGACGCAGGGGTTTTGATTCTAGAAGAGACGACAAGCGACAGCGTGGATGTTAAGAAGGAGGAGGACGAAGaccaggaggaagaggaggagaggaggaaggAACTGGAGAGACAGCGGGCTCGGGAAAGGGAcagggaaagagagagagaggcagaACGGGAACGAGAGAGGGAGCGCGAGAGGGAGAGGCAGCGCAGCGATGAGCTGAAGAGGAAGGACTCGGATACCCTGAAGATGCTCCGAGTTGAACTCAA gAAGGCCCAGGAGTCCCAGAAGGAGATGAAGCTCCTGTTGGACATGTATAAATCGGCTCCGAAGGAGCAAAGAGACAAAGTGCAGCTTATGGCAGCCGAGCGCAAATCGAAAGCAGAG GTGGAGGACCTGAGGATGCGAGTGCGAGAGCTGGAAGAGAGGGAGAGGAAAGAGAGCAAGAAGCTGGCTGACGAGGACGCCCTGAGGAAGATCCGTGTGGCAGAGGAGACCATCGAGCATCTGCAGAAGAAACTTGCAGCCACCAAgcag gaggaggaggcccTGCTGAGCGAGATGGACGTAACGGGACAGGCCTTTGAAGACATGCAGGAGCAGAACAGCAGGCTGCTGCAGCAGTTACGGGAGAAAGACGACGCCAACTTCAAGCTGATGAGTGAACGGATCAAGTCCAACCAgatctacaagctgctgaaggaagaGAAGGAGGAGCTCGCTGACCAAGTTCTCACGTTCAAAACCAAG GTGGATGCCCAGCTGCTGGCTGTGCAGAAGCTTGAAGAGAAAGAGGGAGTCCTGCAGACCACTCTGGCTGCTCTGGAAAAGGAGCTGGCTGTCAGAACACAAGCACTAGAACTCAACAAGAGGAAG GCGGTGGAAGCTGCACAGTTGGCAGAGGACCTGAAGGTCCAGCTGGAGCACACGCAGGCCAAGCTGAAAGAGATCCAGGTCTCTGTGGCTGAGAACCGCACCGCTCGGGAGAGGGAGAGCAGCAACCTTAAACGAGCTCAG GAGGATCTGTCCCGGctgaggaggaagctggagaagcAGAAGAAGGTGGAGGTGTATTCTGATGCAGACGAGATCCTACAGGAGGAGATCAACCAGTACAAG GCCAAGCTGCGCTGCCCCTGCTGCAACACCCGGGACAAGGAGACCGTCCTCACCAAGTGTTTCCATGTCTTCTGCTACGAGTGTCTGAAGATGCGCTACGACACCCGACAGAGGAAGTGCCCCAAGTGCAACTGTGCCTTCGGGGCCAACGACTTCCACCGCATCTACATCACCTGA
- the rnf40 gene encoding E3 ubiquitin-protein ligase BRE1B isoform X1, whose amino-acid sequence MSGAGGGKRPSGGDSPPGPPEKKSKKEEKTTTTLIEPIRIAGVSSTEEMDMKVLQFKNKKLCERLEQRQAMEDELREKIEKLEKRQATDDTTLLIVNRYWSQLEESVNVLRKCIEPETPPASAPAPPSAPPSETPLMEDSGVGLTSPTSAVPPPPLPEARSEGGQTDQLEESQEDHQEEQQLPPPAGADELMTPTEPPSVSKADVSPPPPLSANAKGFLATLEQSGEEELSLHLQDRMLFSKEAIAHLVRVFDRLHARIDDMCKAIQAAAGEDGSQSEAGLNPSLLDENIRLRDLATLLQGRHHKMSMEYNEWVDKVTSAETKVSEMETTVEDLQWDIEKLRNREQKLNKHLAEAMEQLKSGYSSTGSSGGLAGGQITLNIQKFESLNAELEHNQELANSRMAELEKLQLELQEAVRETEKLKMDLRNIPEEVVKETSEYKCLQSQFSLLYNESLGVKTQLDEARALLLTTKNAHLRQIEHMESDELSLQKKLRTEVIQLEDTLAQVRKEYEMLRIEFEQNLAANEQAGPINREMRHLISSLQNHNLQLKGDVQRYKRKLRETQLEINKLRCQSGDAGVLILEETTSDSVDVKKEEDEDQEEEEERRKELERQRARERDREREREAERERERERERERQRSDELKRKDSDTLKMLRVELKKAQESQKEMKLLLDMYKSAPKEQRDKVQLMAAERKSKAEVEDLRMRVRELEERERKESKKLADEDALRKIRVAEETIEHLQKKLAATKQEEEALLSEMDVTGQAFEDMQEQNSRLLQQLREKDDANFKLMSERIKSNQIYKLLKEEKEELADQVLTFKTKVDAQLLAVQKLEEKEGVLQTTLAALEKELAVRTQALELNKRKAVEAAQLAEDLKVQLEHTQAKLKEIQVSVAENRTARERESSNLKRAQEDLSRLRRKLEKQKKVEVYSDADEILQEEINQYKAKLRCPCCNTRDKETVLTKCFHVFCYECLKMRYDTRQRKCPKCNCAFGANDFHRIYIT is encoded by the exons ATGTCGGGTGCAGGGGGAGGGAAGCGGCCCTCGGGAGGGGACAGTCCTCCTGGCCCACCTGAGAAAAAGAGCAAGAAAGAGGAGAAGACCACCACGACACTAATTGAACCAATACGCATAGCTGGAGTTTCCTCCACG GAGGAAATGGACATGAAGGTGCTGCAGTTCAAGAACAAGAAGCTCTGCGAGCGCTTGGAGCAGAGGCAGGCGATGGAAGACGAGTTACGAGAGAAAATTGAGAAGCTGGAGAAGAGACAGGCCACTGATGACACCACCCTCCTGATTGTAAATAGGTACTGGTCGCAG TTGGAAGAGAGCGTGAATGTTCTGCGTAAATGTATTGAACCAGAAACACCACCAGCATCTGCTCCTGCCCCACCCTCAGCACCACCCTCAGAAACCCCACTGATGGAGGACAGTGGAGTCGGTCTTACTTCACCAACCTCTGCGGTGCCTCCGCCGCCTCTCCCAGAGGCCCGGAGTGAAGGCGGGCAGACAGATCAGCTGGAGGAGAGTCAGGAAGATCaccaggaggagcagcagctccctcctcctgctggAGCAGATGAATTAATGACACCAACTGAGCCACCATCAGTTTCAAAAGCAG ATGTATCACCGCCTCCTCCTCTAAGTGCGAATGCGAAGGGATTCTTGGCCACGTTGGAGCAGAGCGGTGAGGAGGAGCTGTCCTTGCACCTCCAGGACCGCATGTTGTTCAGCAAGGAAGCCATTGCCCACTTGGTCCGTGTGTTTGACCGGCTACACGCTCGCATTGATGACATGTGCAAGGCCATCCAAGCTGCAG CAGGTGAGGATGGTAGCCAATCAGAGGCCGGTCTGAACCCCAGCCTGCTGGATGAGAACATCCGACTTCGAGATCTGGCCACCCTCCTGCAGGGGCGACACCACAAGATGTCAATGGAG TACAATGAGTGGGTGGACAAAGTGACGAGTGCAGAAACTAAAGTCTCTGAGATGGAGACAACAGTGGAGGATCTTCAGTGGGACATCGAGAAGCTTCGCAACAGGGAACAAAAGCTCAACAAACACCTGGCTGAGGCCATGGAGCAG CTTAAATCTGGATACAGCAGCACCGGCAGCTCAGGTGGCTTAGCTGGAGGACAGATAACACTGAACATTCAGAAG ttTGAGAGTCTGAATGCAGAGCTGGAGCACAACCAGGAGTTGGCTAATAGTCGGATGGCAGAGCTGGAAAAACTGCAGCTGGAGCTCCAGGAGGCTGTGAGGGAGACTGAGAAGCTCAAG aTGGACCTGCGCAATATTCCAGAAGAAGTTGTGAAAGAAACCTCAGAATATAAATGTCTACAGTCTCAGTTCTCGCTGCTCTACAATGAATCTCTTGGAGTTAAGACCCAGCTGGATGAAGCGCGGGCTCTCCTGCTCACCACAAAGAACGCTCACCTCAGACAGATTGAGCACATGGAG AGCGACGAGCTGTCCCTGCAGAAGAAGCTGCGAACTGAGGTCATCCAGCTGGAGGACACCTTGGCCCAGGTGCGCAAAGAATACGAGATGCTTCGCATCGAGTTTGAGCAGAACCTGGCAGCCAATGAACAAGCAG GACCAATCAACAGGGAGATGCGGCACCTGATCAGCAGCCTTCAAAACCACAACCTGCAGCTGAAAGGCGACGTGCAGCGCTACAAGAGGAAGCTGCGGGAAACACAGTTGGAGATCAATAAG TTACGCTGTCAGAGTGGCGACGCAGGGGTTTTGATTCTAGAAGAGACGACAAGCGACAGCGTGGATGTTAAGAAGGAGGAGGACGAAGaccaggaggaagaggaggagaggaggaaggAACTGGAGAGACAGCGGGCTCGGGAAAGGGAcagggaaagagagagagaggcagaACGGGAACGAGAGAGGGAGCGCGAGAGGGAGAGGCAGCGCAGCGATGAGCTGAAGAGGAAGGACTCGGATACCCTGAAGATGCTCCGAGTTGAACTCAA gAAGGCCCAGGAGTCCCAGAAGGAGATGAAGCTCCTGTTGGACATGTATAAATCGGCTCCGAAGGAGCAAAGAGACAAAGTGCAGCTTATGGCAGCCGAGCGCAAATCGAAAGCAGAG GTGGAGGACCTGAGGATGCGAGTGCGAGAGCTGGAAGAGAGGGAGAGGAAAGAGAGCAAGAAGCTGGCTGACGAGGACGCCCTGAGGAAGATCCGTGTGGCAGAGGAGACCATCGAGCATCTGCAGAAGAAACTTGCAGCCACCAAgcag gaggaggaggcccTGCTGAGCGAGATGGACGTAACGGGACAGGCCTTTGAAGACATGCAGGAGCAGAACAGCAGGCTGCTGCAGCAGTTACGGGAGAAAGACGACGCCAACTTCAAGCTGATGAGTGAACGGATCAAGTCCAACCAgatctacaagctgctgaaggaagaGAAGGAGGAGCTCGCTGACCAAGTTCTCACGTTCAAAACCAAG GTGGATGCCCAGCTGCTGGCTGTGCAGAAGCTTGAAGAGAAAGAGGGAGTCCTGCAGACCACTCTGGCTGCTCTGGAAAAGGAGCTGGCTGTCAGAACACAAGCACTAGAACTCAACAAGAGGAAG GCGGTGGAAGCTGCACAGTTGGCAGAGGACCTGAAGGTCCAGCTGGAGCACACGCAGGCCAAGCTGAAAGAGATCCAGGTCTCTGTGGCTGAGAACCGCACCGCTCGGGAGAGGGAGAGCAGCAACCTTAAACGAGCTCAG GAGGATCTGTCCCGGctgaggaggaagctggagaagcAGAAGAAGGTGGAGGTGTATTCTGATGCAGACGAGATCCTACAGGAGGAGATCAACCAGTACAAG GCCAAGCTGCGCTGCCCCTGCTGCAACACCCGGGACAAGGAGACCGTCCTCACCAAGTGTTTCCATGTCTTCTGCTACGAGTGTCTGAAGATGCGCTACGACACCCGACAGAGGAAGTGCCCCAAGTGCAACTGTGCCTTCGGGGCCAACGACTTCCACCGCATCTACATCACCTGA
- the rnf40 gene encoding E3 ubiquitin-protein ligase BRE1B isoform X3 translates to MSGAGGGKRPSGGDSPPGPPEKKSKKEEKTTTTLIEPIRIAGVSSTEEMDMKVLQFKNKKLCERLEQRQAMEDELREKIEKLEKRQATDDTTLLIVNRYWSQLEESVNVLRKCIEPETPPASAPAPPSAPPSETPLMEDSGVGLTSPTSAVPPPPLPEARSEGGQTDQLEESQEDHQEEQQLPPPAGADELMTPTEPPSVSKADVSPPPPLSANAKGFLATLEQSGEEELSLHLQDRMLFSKEAIAHLVRVFDRLHARIDDMCKAIQAAAGEDGSQSEAGLNPSLLDENIRLRDLATLLQGRHHKMSMEYNEWVDKVTSAETKVSEMETTVEDLQWDIEKLRNREQKLNKHLAEAMEQLKSGYSSTGSSGGLAGGQITLNIQKFESLNAELEHNQELANSRMAELEKLQLELQEAVRETEKLKMDLRNIPEEVVKETSEYKCLQSQFSLLYNESLGVKTQLDEARALLLTTKNAHLRQIEHMESDELSLQKKLRTEVIQLEDTLAQVRKEYEMLRIEFEQNLAANEQAGPINREMRHLISSLQNHNLQLKGDVQRYKRKLRETQLEINKLRCQSGDAGVLILEETTSDSVDVKKEEDEDQEEEEERRKELERQRARERDREREREAERERERERERERQRSDELKRKDSDTLKMLRVELKKAQESQKEMKLLLDMYKSAPKEQRDKVQLMAAERKSKAEVEDLRMRVRELEERERKESKKLADEDALRKIRVAEETIEHLQKKLAATKQEEALLSEMDVTGQAFEDMQEQNSRLLQQLREKDDANFKLMSERIKSNQIYKLLKEEKEELADQVLTFKTKVDAQLLAVQKLEEKEGVLQTTLAALEKELAVRTQALELNKRKAVEAAQLAEDLKVQLEHTQAKLKEIQVSVAENRTARERESSNLKRAQEDLSRLRRKLEKQKKVEVYSDADEILQEEINQYKAKLRCPCCNTRDKETVLTKCFHVFCYECLKMRYDTRQRKCPKCNCAFGANDFHRIYIT, encoded by the exons ATGTCGGGTGCAGGGGGAGGGAAGCGGCCCTCGGGAGGGGACAGTCCTCCTGGCCCACCTGAGAAAAAGAGCAAGAAAGAGGAGAAGACCACCACGACACTAATTGAACCAATACGCATAGCTGGAGTTTCCTCCACG GAGGAAATGGACATGAAGGTGCTGCAGTTCAAGAACAAGAAGCTCTGCGAGCGCTTGGAGCAGAGGCAGGCGATGGAAGACGAGTTACGAGAGAAAATTGAGAAGCTGGAGAAGAGACAGGCCACTGATGACACCACCCTCCTGATTGTAAATAGGTACTGGTCGCAG TTGGAAGAGAGCGTGAATGTTCTGCGTAAATGTATTGAACCAGAAACACCACCAGCATCTGCTCCTGCCCCACCCTCAGCACCACCCTCAGAAACCCCACTGATGGAGGACAGTGGAGTCGGTCTTACTTCACCAACCTCTGCGGTGCCTCCGCCGCCTCTCCCAGAGGCCCGGAGTGAAGGCGGGCAGACAGATCAGCTGGAGGAGAGTCAGGAAGATCaccaggaggagcagcagctccctcctcctgctggAGCAGATGAATTAATGACACCAACTGAGCCACCATCAGTTTCAAAAGCAG ATGTATCACCGCCTCCTCCTCTAAGTGCGAATGCGAAGGGATTCTTGGCCACGTTGGAGCAGAGCGGTGAGGAGGAGCTGTCCTTGCACCTCCAGGACCGCATGTTGTTCAGCAAGGAAGCCATTGCCCACTTGGTCCGTGTGTTTGACCGGCTACACGCTCGCATTGATGACATGTGCAAGGCCATCCAAGCTGCAG CAGGTGAGGATGGTAGCCAATCAGAGGCCGGTCTGAACCCCAGCCTGCTGGATGAGAACATCCGACTTCGAGATCTGGCCACCCTCCTGCAGGGGCGACACCACAAGATGTCAATGGAG TACAATGAGTGGGTGGACAAAGTGACGAGTGCAGAAACTAAAGTCTCTGAGATGGAGACAACAGTGGAGGATCTTCAGTGGGACATCGAGAAGCTTCGCAACAGGGAACAAAAGCTCAACAAACACCTGGCTGAGGCCATGGAGCAG CTTAAATCTGGATACAGCAGCACCGGCAGCTCAGGTGGCTTAGCTGGAGGACAGATAACACTGAACATTCAGAAG ttTGAGAGTCTGAATGCAGAGCTGGAGCACAACCAGGAGTTGGCTAATAGTCGGATGGCAGAGCTGGAAAAACTGCAGCTGGAGCTCCAGGAGGCTGTGAGGGAGACTGAGAAGCTCAAG aTGGACCTGCGCAATATTCCAGAAGAAGTTGTGAAAGAAACCTCAGAATATAAATGTCTACAGTCTCAGTTCTCGCTGCTCTACAATGAATCTCTTGGAGTTAAGACCCAGCTGGATGAAGCGCGGGCTCTCCTGCTCACCACAAAGAACGCTCACCTCAGACAGATTGAGCACATGGAG AGCGACGAGCTGTCCCTGCAGAAGAAGCTGCGAACTGAGGTCATCCAGCTGGAGGACACCTTGGCCCAGGTGCGCAAAGAATACGAGATGCTTCGCATCGAGTTTGAGCAGAACCTGGCAGCCAATGAACAAGCAG GACCAATCAACAGGGAGATGCGGCACCTGATCAGCAGCCTTCAAAACCACAACCTGCAGCTGAAAGGCGACGTGCAGCGCTACAAGAGGAAGCTGCGGGAAACACAGTTGGAGATCAATAAG TTACGCTGTCAGAGTGGCGACGCAGGGGTTTTGATTCTAGAAGAGACGACAAGCGACAGCGTGGATGTTAAGAAGGAGGAGGACGAAGaccaggaggaagaggaggagaggaggaaggAACTGGAGAGACAGCGGGCTCGGGAAAGGGAcagggaaagagagagagaggcagaACGGGAACGAGAGAGGGAGCGCGAGAGGGAGAGGCAGCGCAGCGATGAGCTGAAGAGGAAGGACTCGGATACCCTGAAGATGCTCCGAGTTGAACTCAA gAAGGCCCAGGAGTCCCAGAAGGAGATGAAGCTCCTGTTGGACATGTATAAATCGGCTCCGAAGGAGCAAAGAGACAAAGTGCAGCTTATGGCAGCCGAGCGCAAATCGAAAGCAGAG GTGGAGGACCTGAGGATGCGAGTGCGAGAGCTGGAAGAGAGGGAGAGGAAAGAGAGCAAGAAGCTGGCTGACGAGGACGCCCTGAGGAAGATCCGTGTGGCAGAGGAGACCATCGAGCATCTGCAGAAGAAACTTGCAGCCACCAAgcag gaggaggcccTGCTGAGCGAGATGGACGTAACGGGACAGGCCTTTGAAGACATGCAGGAGCAGAACAGCAGGCTGCTGCAGCAGTTACGGGAGAAAGACGACGCCAACTTCAAGCTGATGAGTGAACGGATCAAGTCCAACCAgatctacaagctgctgaaggaagaGAAGGAGGAGCTCGCTGACCAAGTTCTCACGTTCAAAACCAAG GTGGATGCCCAGCTGCTGGCTGTGCAGAAGCTTGAAGAGAAAGAGGGAGTCCTGCAGACCACTCTGGCTGCTCTGGAAAAGGAGCTGGCTGTCAGAACACAAGCACTAGAACTCAACAAGAGGAAG GCGGTGGAAGCTGCACAGTTGGCAGAGGACCTGAAGGTCCAGCTGGAGCACACGCAGGCCAAGCTGAAAGAGATCCAGGTCTCTGTGGCTGAGAACCGCACCGCTCGGGAGAGGGAGAGCAGCAACCTTAAACGAGCTCAG GAGGATCTGTCCCGGctgaggaggaagctggagaagcAGAAGAAGGTGGAGGTGTATTCTGATGCAGACGAGATCCTACAGGAGGAGATCAACCAGTACAAG GCCAAGCTGCGCTGCCCCTGCTGCAACACCCGGGACAAGGAGACCGTCCTCACCAAGTGTTTCCATGTCTTCTGCTACGAGTGTCTGAAGATGCGCTACGACACCCGACAGAGGAAGTGCCCCAAGTGCAACTGTGCCTTCGGGGCCAACGACTTCCACCGCATCTACATCACCTGA
- the phkg2 gene encoding phosphorylase b kinase gamma catalytic chain, liver/testis isoform, producing MTKDIVVGDELPDWVGAKEFYQKYDPKEVIGRGVSSVVRRCVHRHTGQELAVKIIEITAEKMTVQQLEEVKTSTLKEIQVLNMVKGHSSIITLIDSYESTTFIFLVFDLMRRGELFDYLTEKVTLSEKETRSIMRALLEAVEYLHSLNIVHRDLKPENILLDDHGHIKLSDFGFSVQLQPGEKLRELCGTPGYLAPEILKCSMDEMHPGYGKEVDLWACGVILFTLLAGSPPFWHRKQMLMLRMIMEGRYQFSSPEWDDRSDTVKDLISRLLVVDPTGRLTAEQALAHPFFRLYQKEDVRLFSPRKTFRVLIVSVLACIRMYSRYRRARPLTREVLARDPYSLRGVRKLIDGCAFRIYGHWVKKGEQQNRAALFQNTAKIVLLGLEDFET from the exons ATGACCAAGGACATTGTCGTTGGAGATGAATTACCGGACTGGGTGGGGGCGAAGGAGTTTTACCAGAAATACGACCCCAAAGAGGTGATCGGCCG CGGTGTGAGCAGCGTGGTGAGAAGGTGTGTGCACAGACACACAGGTCAGGAGCTGGCAGTGAAGATTATCGAGATCACAGCGGAGAAGATGACAGTCCAGCAGCTGGAGGAAGTGAAGACCTCCACCCTGAAGGAGATCCAGGTTCTCAACATGGTTAAGGGGCACTCCTCCATCA TTACCCTCATTGATTCCTATGAGTCCACAACGTTCATATTTCTGGTGTTTGACCT CATGAGAAGAGGAGAGCTGTTTGACTACCTCACAGAGAAAGTTACTCTGAGTGAGAAGGAGACTAG AAGCATAATGCGAGCTCTGCTGGAGGCTGTGGAATACCTGCACTCCCTCAACATTGTTCACCGGGATCTGAAACCTGAGAACATTCTCCTTGATGATCATGGGCACATTAAACTCTCTGACTTTGGCTTCTCTGTGCAGCTACAACCTGGAGAGAAGCTCAGAG AGCTCTGTGGAACACCTGGTTATTTGGCCCCTGAAATACTGAAATGTTCCATGGATGAGATGCATCCAGGCTATGGCAAGGAGGTGGACCT CTGGGCCTGTGGGGTCATCCTCTTCACCCTACTGGCCGGATCGCCTCCTTTTTGGCACCGCAAACAGATGCTGATGCTGAGGATGATCATGGAGGGGCGCTATCAGTTCAGCTCCCCAGAGTGGGACGACAGATCTGACACCGTGAAAGACCTG ATATCCAGGCTGCTGGTGGTTGATCCCACTGGCAGGCTTACTGCAGAACAAGCTTTAGCTCATCCCTTCTTCAGGCTGTATCAGAAGGAGGACGTTCGTCTCTTTAGTCCTAGGAAGACATTCAGG GTATTGATAGTGAGCGTGCTCGCTTGTATCAGGATGTACAGCCGGTACCGCAGGGCCCGGCCTCTGACCCGGGAGGTGCTGGCCAGAGACCCTTACTCCCTCCGCGGCGTCCGCAAGCTGATCGACGGCTGCGCTTTCCGCATCTACGGCCACTGGGTGAAGAAGGGCGAGCAGCAGAACCGGGCCGCTCTGTTTCAGAACACAGCTAAGATTGTGCTGCTGGGCCTGGAGGACTTTGAGACGTAG